A single genomic interval of Streptomyces graminofaciens harbors:
- a CDS encoding DEAD/DEAH box helicase: MSISSTDHVVVPENGEDVDTIDTVENVENASVEETPEATFADLGLPEGVVRKLAQNGVTVPFPIQAATIPDALAGKDILGRGRTGSGKTLSFGLPTLATLAGGRTEKHKPRAVILTPTRELAMQVADALQPYGDVLGLKMKVVCGGTSMGNQIYALERGVDILVATPGRLRDIINRGACSLENVQIAVLDEADQMSDLGFLPEVTELLDQVPAGGQRMLFSATMENEISTLVKRYLVAPVSHEVDAAQGAVTTMSHHILIVKPKDKAPVTAAIAARKGRTIIFVRTQLGADRIAEQLCDAGVKADALHGGMTQGARTRVLEDFKKGYVNALVATDVAARGIHVDGIDLVLNVDPAGDHKDYLHRSGRTARAGRSGTVVSLSLPHQRRQIFRLMEDAGVDASRHIIQGGTAFDAEVADITGARSMTEVQAESAGNAAQQAEREVSHLSKQLERATRRAAELREEADRLTARAARERGEDPEAAVAAAAAEAATAAVEAESASATEASAAIVEQPAERQERPAYERSSYEQPRQRRDERGNYERRDRDNDRGDRGGFRRDNDRGGFRRDDRRDGDRGGRTFERRDNERGGFERRDDRGGRSFDRNDRGDRGDRGGFRRDDRRDDRRDGDRGGRTFERRDNDRGGFRRDNERGGFERRDDRGGRSFDRNDRGGDRPGFRRDGQGGQGGQRSFERRDERGGHRGSDRPFNRDRQGDRPGFRSGGHERPYGRRDDHRGTGSSSSSSSSSFGRRDDKPRWKRNG; encoded by the coding sequence ATGTCCATTTCCAGTACTGATCACGTCGTCGTGCCCGAGAACGGCGAAGACGTCGACACCATCGACACCGTCGAGAACGTCGAGAACGCCTCCGTCGAGGAGACCCCCGAGGCCACCTTCGCGGATCTCGGTCTCCCCGAGGGCGTCGTGCGCAAGCTCGCGCAGAACGGCGTGACCGTCCCCTTCCCGATCCAGGCCGCGACCATCCCGGACGCCCTGGCCGGCAAGGACATCCTGGGCCGTGGTCGCACCGGCTCGGGCAAGACCCTCTCGTTCGGTCTGCCGACCCTGGCCACGCTGGCCGGCGGTCGCACCGAGAAGCACAAGCCGCGCGCCGTCATCCTGACGCCGACGCGTGAGCTCGCCATGCAGGTCGCGGACGCGCTGCAGCCGTACGGGGACGTCCTCGGGCTGAAGATGAAGGTCGTCTGCGGCGGTACCTCCATGGGCAACCAGATCTACGCCCTGGAGCGCGGCGTCGACATCCTGGTCGCCACCCCGGGCCGTCTGCGCGACATCATCAACCGCGGTGCCTGCTCGCTCGAGAACGTCCAGATCGCCGTCCTCGACGAGGCCGACCAGATGTCGGACCTGGGCTTCCTGCCCGAGGTGACCGAGCTGCTCGACCAGGTGCCGGCGGGCGGTCAGCGGATGCTGTTCTCCGCGACCATGGAGAACGAGATCTCCACCCTGGTCAAGCGCTACCTGGTCGCGCCGGTCTCGCACGAGGTCGACGCCGCGCAGGGTGCCGTGACGACCATGTCGCACCACATCCTGATCGTGAAGCCCAAGGACAAGGCGCCGGTCACGGCCGCCATCGCCGCCCGCAAGGGCCGGACGATCATCTTCGTCCGTACGCAGCTGGGCGCCGACCGTATCGCCGAGCAGCTCTGCGACGCCGGTGTGAAGGCCGACGCGCTGCACGGCGGTATGACGCAGGGCGCGCGTACCCGTGTGCTCGAGGACTTCAAGAAGGGCTACGTCAACGCGCTCGTCGCGACCGACGTCGCCGCCCGCGGTATCCACGTCGACGGCATCGACCTCGTGCTCAACGTCGACCCCGCCGGTGACCACAAGGACTACCTGCACCGGTCCGGGCGTACTGCTCGTGCCGGGCGGTCCGGCACCGTCGTGTCGCTGTCGCTGCCGCACCAGCGTCGCCAGATCTTCCGGCTGATGGAGGACGCGGGCGTCGACGCCTCGCGCCACATCATCCAGGGCGGTACGGCCTTCGACGCCGAGGTCGCCGACATCACCGGCGCCCGGTCGATGACCGAGGTCCAGGCCGAGTCGGCGGGCAACGCCGCGCAGCAGGCCGAGCGTGAGGTCTCGCACCTGAGCAAGCAGCTGGAGCGGGCCACGCGCCGCGCCGCCGAGCTGCGCGAAGAGGCCGACCGGCTGACCGCGCGCGCCGCGCGGGAGCGGGGCGAGGACCCGGAGGCCGCTGTCGCCGCCGCTGCCGCGGAGGCCGCCACGGCCGCCGTCGAGGCGGAGAGCGCGTCGGCGACCGAGGCTTCGGCCGCGATCGTCGAGCAGCCGGCCGAGCGGCAGGAGCGTCCGGCCTACGAGCGCTCCTCGTACGAGCAGCCGCGTCAGCGTCGTGACGAGCGGGGCAACTACGAGCGTCGTGACCGGGACAACGACCGCGGTGACCGGGGTGGCTTCCGCCGGGACAACGACCGTGGTGGCTTCCGTCGGGACGACCGTCGTGACGGTGACCGTGGTGGGCGTACGTTCGAGCGGCGTGACAACGAGCGCGGTGGCTTCGAGCGTCGTGACGACCGGGGCGGGCGTTCCTTCGACCGCAACGACCGGGGCGACCGGGGCGACCGTGGCGGCTTCCGCCGGGACGACCGTCGGGACGACCGGCGTGACGGCGACCGTGGTGGGCGTACGTTCGAGCGGCGTGACAACGACCGTGGTGGGTTCCGTCGGGACAACGAGCGCGGTGGCTTCGAGCGTCGTGACGACCGCGGTGGCCGTTCCTTCGACCGCAACGACCGTGGCGGCGACCGTCCTGGCTTCCGTCGGGACGGCCAGGGCGGCCAGGGCGGCCAGCGTTCCTTCGAGCGGCGCGACGAGCGCGGTGGGCACCGCGGCAGCGACCGTCCGTTCAACCGTGACCGTCAGGGCGACCGCCCGGGCTTCCGCTCCGGCGGCCACGAGCGCCCGTACGGCCGTCGTGACGACCACCGTGGCACCGGCTCCTCTTCCTCTTCTTCTTCCTCCTCCTTCGGCCGTCGTGACGACAAGCCGCGCTGGAAGCGCAACGGCTGA
- a CDS encoding metallopeptidase family protein, producing the protein MLEMTREEFEELVAEALDRIPPELTRLMDNVAVFVEDEPPADDPELLGLYEGTPLTDRGEWYAGVLPDRITIYRNPTLRMCETREDVVAETEVTVVHEIAHHFGIDDARLHALGYG; encoded by the coding sequence GTGCTGGAGATGACGCGCGAGGAGTTCGAGGAACTGGTCGCCGAGGCGCTGGACCGTATCCCGCCGGAGCTGACGCGGTTGATGGACAACGTGGCGGTGTTCGTCGAGGACGAGCCGCCCGCCGACGATCCCGAGCTGCTCGGGCTGTACGAGGGGACTCCGCTCACGGACCGCGGGGAGTGGTACGCGGGGGTGCTGCCGGACCGGATCACGATCTACCGGAACCCGACGCTGCGGATGTGCGAGACGCGGGAGGACGTGGTCGCCGAGACCGAGGTGACCGTCGTGCACGAGATCGCGCACCACTTCGGGATCGACGACGCGCGCCTGCACGCCCTCGGGTACGGGTGA
- a CDS encoding metallophosphoesterase family protein, translating into MARDPAAPADPPAALRRLRQLPRALTHRPRPTLEPADRPHPWARALGLITVVLVGAWLGLLIVGNVRAPVGPMNTTMTLRPSLTGGTKINVSPLGALELRSHHAPVRLDVNVDQLDPERAQALVDHPERISGLQDEIASDVQHGTLDLAVRSGVAVVSGATALGLAVYRRPRRALAAGGLALALLAASGGTAAATWNPNSVLEPKFSGLLSSAPSIVGNARSIVTEFDVYQKELARLVTNVTKLYDVTSTLPTYQPDPSTIRVLHVSDIHLNPASWKIIASLVEQYDINVIVDSGDTMDHGTAAENAFLDPIADLGAPYVWVRGNHDSTATQRYLEGIKNAHVLDEGRAVTVGGLRFAGVGDPQFTPDRSVDQASLPSEEAAGQRLADALRAQKAAGTPVDIAVAHNPDAARQTDGAVPLVLAGHIHHPETEVLSKGTRLRVEGSTGGSGLRAVEGVHPDPIQTSVLYLDADTHRLQAWDEIELGGLGLTTAEVSRHLPEDLID; encoded by the coding sequence ATGGCCCGCGACCCCGCCGCACCAGCCGACCCGCCCGCCGCCCTGCGCCGGCTGCGGCAGCTCCCGCGCGCCCTCACCCACCGCCCCCGCCCCACCCTGGAACCGGCCGACCGCCCTCACCCCTGGGCCCGCGCACTGGGCCTGATCACGGTCGTGCTCGTCGGCGCCTGGCTGGGCCTGCTGATCGTGGGCAACGTACGCGCCCCCGTCGGCCCCATGAACACCACGATGACCCTGCGCCCCTCCCTCACCGGCGGCACAAAGATCAACGTCTCCCCGCTCGGCGCCCTGGAGCTGCGCAGCCACCACGCCCCCGTACGCCTGGACGTCAACGTCGACCAGCTCGACCCCGAGCGCGCCCAGGCCCTCGTCGACCACCCCGAGCGGATCTCCGGCCTCCAGGACGAGATCGCCTCCGACGTCCAGCACGGCACCCTCGACCTGGCCGTACGCTCCGGCGTCGCGGTCGTCTCCGGTGCCACCGCGCTCGGCCTCGCCGTCTACCGCCGCCCGCGCCGCGCCCTCGCCGCCGGCGGCCTCGCCCTCGCCCTGCTGGCCGCCTCCGGAGGCACGGCCGCCGCCACCTGGAACCCCAACTCCGTCCTGGAGCCCAAGTTCTCCGGCCTGCTCTCCTCGGCCCCCTCGATCGTCGGCAACGCGCGCAGCATCGTCACCGAGTTCGACGTCTACCAGAAGGAACTGGCCCGCCTGGTGACGAACGTGACCAAGCTCTACGACGTCACCTCCACCCTCCCCACGTACCAGCCGGACCCGAGCACCATCCGCGTCCTGCACGTCTCCGACATCCACCTCAACCCCGCGAGCTGGAAGATCATCGCCTCGCTGGTGGAGCAGTACGACATCAACGTGATCGTCGACTCCGGCGACACCATGGACCACGGCACCGCCGCCGAGAACGCCTTCCTCGACCCGATCGCCGACCTCGGGGCTCCGTATGTCTGGGTCCGCGGCAACCACGACTCGACGGCCACCCAGCGCTATCTGGAGGGCATCAAGAACGCACACGTCCTCGACGAGGGCCGGGCGGTGACCGTGGGCGGCCTGCGCTTCGCGGGGGTGGGCGACCCGCAGTTCACCCCGGACCGCTCGGTCGACCAGGCGAGCCTCCCCTCGGAGGAGGCCGCCGGACAGCGCCTGGCCGACGCCCTGCGCGCCCAGAAGGCGGCCGGCACCCCGGTGGACATCGCCGTCGCCCACAACCCGGACGCCGCCCGCCAGACGGACGGCGCGGTCCCGCTCGTCCTCGCCGGGCACATCCACCACCCCGAGACGGAGGTCCTGAGCAAGGGCACCCGGCTCCGCGTCGAGGGCTCCACCGGCGGCAGCGGCCTGCGCGCCGTGGAAGGCGTCCATCCCGACCCCATCCAGACCTCGGTCCTCTACCTGGACGCCGACACCCACCGCCTCCAGGCCTGGGACGAGATCGAACTGGGCGGCCTGGGCCTGACGACGGCCGAGGTCAGCCGCCACCTGCCGGAAGACCTCATCGATTAG